In the genome of Rissa tridactyla isolate bRisTri1 chromosome Z, bRisTri1.patW.cur.20221130, whole genome shotgun sequence, the window AAGTAGAAAAAATGGGAAGATAGCTGTCTTCTCAGtcacttttttcagaaaaataagctttgcaaaaatgtttgcatttagaACATGAATTAATACTAACAACAAGAGTCACTGGCAGGTGAGGACATTAGCAGATGTAGGTGTTTGACACTCACGACACCCAAATCTTGAACTAGAAGACCCTTTCTGGAAAAAGGATGATTCATTCTCATTGTAAGGTGAGATGTCACATTTCACTATGAGGTGGTGTTTGAGGTGCTGTATATTCTCATGGACTCCTGTTGGAAACTTTAATGAGATACTCATTAATAATGCCAAAAGAATCCTGGGAATCCTATCCAAAATTTCTATCACTGCTTAAAAAGCCAACTGACAGAGCATAAACTTTGTCTCAAcacttttttaaataatgaaaatttaatttctttggatTTCAAAGTCAGCCTTTAATTATGGATGATGATGCCATGAAAACATTCTGACACAAGATGAAAGGCGGAGTAAGACAGGAAGCCTAAGTGTTGAAGCCATTTCATTCCCTTCCTCACCAACTGATACTTAGTTACCTGGTTGCATCATGCCAGAGCTGAGAACCTGCCAGGGGCCCGTGTGCATGTTTAACACAGAGATGAGTTCCTGGAAGCTTCTCGGGACAGGTTCTAtagacaaataaatacataagtaaataaaagataaaataaagcgCAGGAAAATGACACGCTGTCCACCGCGGGGCTGGCACTTTCCCTCCAGCACATTTTTAATACCCACCCGAGCTGCAAGAGCCAGGGCGAGACCCATCGCTTCCTCACACGTTTAGTTCTGCCGTTGCCCGAAACCTGTGACGATGTTTCACCCACAACCGCGATGTCCCTCGGCTAAAAACACACCCCGTACCAGCTGCGCTCGAACGGAACCGCGTtttttccaggctgctggaggatttAGGGCGTTTACTCGAAATCGGCTTGACAAGACAGTAAGGAAAGGCCGAGCGTAAGCTGGTTACGGCAGAAGCCAACGGCCCCGGCAGGCACCCGCGCTGCCGGTCCACTCCCCCGCAGCCGTTCCAAacgccggcccggccgccgctctCCCTCCGGGAGCGCCGGGGGCCGCACCGGGTCCCGCCGGGCGCCTCAGCAGGCGGCGGAACGACAGGCCGTGAGGCGCTGGGCCCGGCCGGCcagcccgccgccggcccctggAACCCCTCCCGGCTCCGCCGGCGCCCGCCAATCGCGGGCAGCGCGGGCGGGGCCCTGCCGCGGCCTGTTGCCCTCTGCCCGCGGCCCACCGGCGCCCTTCCTGGAGGTGAGAGGAGGCGGTGCCGGGCCCGGAGCGGGACAGGGTTAGGCGGTGCCGGCGCCACGGGGCGGTCCCCGTAGCCGAGGCGGGCGCCGAGGGCCCGCGGAGGCTGCCGGTCCCCTGCGGGGCGGTACGAGCCGCCCCCCGCGCTACCCCCGCGGCCtacccgccgcccccgccccgggggcggggcgggccagGCTCAGAAGAGCCGCCCGCGTTTGCCACCTGACCCGCCTCGTCTCTTTTGCACTCCAGGGCACGATGGGCTTCGTCCTCTCCAAGTCCATGAACGACAGCCTGAGGGCTCAGCAGGAGTTTATGGCGATGAACTCGCGGCTTCAGGTAACGCGTGTTGTGGAGGAAGGCGGCCCGCGGCCCGAGCTGGGCCCGCCGAGGTTTGCCCTGCCCCCGGGGTCCCAGGTGCTGCGTtcgcccgccccgcgccggccgccgccgcagcagGCTCACGTGCGTAAAGCGCCCCTTGGCTGCATCTGACGGCGCCCTCGGCCTGCCGTGTTTACAGGTCGGAGAGGCGGAAACTGTCCTTATGGTAGCCGGACcctgaaaatacagttttggaaACTTACCTAAAACAGTCCCCTGAATCACAGCTGGGCTCCTCCGGTGTTAAGCAGCCTGTTAAAGTCAATCGCTTACAGCACGGTGACTAAAACCTGGATACCGTTCTCTTAAAATATGAGTTAAATACGTTTCAACTCTTTCACTATACCAAATCTTTCAAATAGCTCTTTCCTTAGGTTCAGTCAGGTAACTGCGGTTACTCCACATTTCTAGGAAGCCACTACGCAGCTGCTCATTGTCTTAGAAACGTCAGACTAAATAGGACAGAGGGTATTGTGTATTCCCtctcataaaataataaaattgcagcagagaaaaagaaggaaaacaagttgGACTAAGGTTCAGAAAGTTGTGCTGAACAGAACTTACCCTGTAGCACTAGTTATAGCTTTCTAATTCCTTGTTAGGTACCTTATGATCTGTAACTTGTTTACATACTAAATGCTAGAGTGCAATCGGAAGAACTTAGCTAGAGTTTGTCCCTTTAGTTTTGTGTTTAAATTGAATACAGGTAAATTTACAATGTTTGAAGTAGTGATGGATGAACTTCCAATTTATTAGGTTGCCAGTAGATGGCACATTCTAGTTTTCAAAGCAGCTGCAGATAGTACGTTTTGTAGAGTCACATGTAAACTGAACTCTGGAGGTGGCCCTGGAAGCGTGGCTGGGAGGGAGAAAGATAGCATAGGAAAGATGATATAATAAAATACTGGATAGTTCTTAACCGTTTAAAGAAAATCAACGTTTTGGAAGGTTTGTAAACATaattttctgtctgtgctggGTTATATGTTTCTCACAAGTTTTGTGtacaatttatatttatttttttccatatacaaAGGGGTTCCTCCCACCCCAAAAGTTTTTGGAAATCCAAACGGTAGGAACATTTTCAGTTTGGGAGAATGATGATGAAATTAAAGTGGAGGCTTCCTTCATGATCTGCTTCTCTGCTGTGCAGAATGAAAGAGTTGAGGAAACAGCTTGAATTCTGGCTAGCATTTGCAGGGTGCTGCAGGTTTTGAATGGCAAGTGGTCTTTGGCCTCTTGACCCCAGACACCTAACAACTCTAGTTCTAGCCCAAATGCTCAGgctaacataaaaataaacttctttgaGGACAGTTACAAAAAAGCCCTTTCAAGATTGCCTACAAAATTCATGCAAGTTGCTCTTTAGGAACCCTCCCtttgttgtatttcttctttttgacgATAGTAATAGTCAACATAGTAGATTTCTTTCTAACACCACAAATGCCTGATCGTATCTGATTTGTGCTATGTTTGCAGACATACCAGCTGTGTTAGAATAcctgcatcttttaaaaatgcataaagtaTGCGGTTATGTCAGGTGCGAAACATACAGTGGGGACAAGGGGAGGACTAAATTTTGTGTCCTAAGGGGATGGAAGAAAATGGCTCTGCTCTGAGCTTGGGGAGAGtgtagggaagagaaaaagactgCCAGTAGGCATTTCCGTATGTGAGTAAAACCTGTCATGTGTCTGGAGTCTAGTGTTAGACAAACTACTTTCAGGCTATTTGTGGAAAATAGTATAGCctgatttatttgcttttagaCAGAAATTGTAACGATAAATAACCTGGAGAAATTAGGCCATACTAGGACCAGAATGAAATAGCTTAACTAAAAGCATTAGATATTGTCTTATGGTAAAATACTAGGATTTGGATGCTATCAGTTCTCCCATGTCGCTCTGAAAACCATCATATTTATTAATATGTTAATATGAAGTTTCCACTTCAAGCAATATGATGTATTTGCTATGACAGATTAAAAAATACTCATTTGTTTTAAACGTAAATCTATCCCAAAACAACACGGGGGATCGAAACC includes:
- the PLGRKT gene encoding plasminogen receptor (KT) isoform X2, which translates into the protein MFHPQPRCPSAKNTPRTSCARTEPRFFQAAGGFRAFTRNRLDKTGTMGFVLSKSMNDSLRAQQEFMAMNSRLQLERQLLMQNQMRERQTAMQIAWTREFLKYFGTFFGLAASNKKEEPRSFTANSSLKLYICLSI